The following nucleotide sequence is from Pseudomonas sp. S09G 359.
GCCGCCGCGTGATGCAAGCCGTTGGCGCTGGCCTGTTGTTGCCGGGCCTGGCGCCGGCGGTGATTGCTTCGGTCAAGGATCGGCCGCAACTCACCGACGGCGTGCAGTCCGGTGACTTGCTCGGCGACCGTGCGATGATCTGGAGCCGCAGCGACCGCCCCGCGAAGATGGTGGTGGAGTGGGACACCCGCAGCGTGTTCAGCAACCCGCGCAAATTCGTTTCGCCCCTTGCCGACAGCCGCACGGACTTTACCGCCCGCGTCGAACTCAGCGGCCTGCCCGCCGACCAGGCGATCTTTTATCGCGTGCACTTCGAAGACGCCCAGACCGGCGTGGCCAGCGAACCCTGGTTCGGCCACCTGCGCAGCGTGCCGTCAGCGCGTCGCGACATTCGTTTTGTGTGGAGCGGCGACACGGTGGGGCAAGGCTTTGGCATCAACCCGGACATTGGCGGCATGCGCATTTACGAAGCCATGCGTCTGCGCCTGCCGGACTTTTTTATCCACAGCGGTGACACCATCTACGCCGATGGCCCGGTGCCGGCGCAACTGGCCACTGAAGGCGGGCGCATCTGGCGCAATATCACCACCGAAGCCAAGAGCAAAGTCGCGGAAACCCTCGATGAATATCGCGGCAATTACCGCTACAACCTGCTGGATGAAAACGTGCGCCGCTTCAACGCCGAAGTGCCGCAGATCTGGCAGTGGGATGACCATGAAGTGGTGAATAACTGGTCGCCGAGCAAACAGCTCGATGAGCGCTACCAGACCAAGGACATCAACACCCTGGTGGGCCGCGCGCGCCAGGCCTGGCTGGAATATTCGCCGATGCGCCAGCAAAGCGCCGATGGCGGTGGGCGCATTTATCGTAAGCTCAGCTATGGCCCGTTGCTGGATGTGTTTGTACTCGATATGCGCAGCTATCGCGGCCCCAACGACGACAACCTGGGCGCAGAAAAAGCCTTCCTCGGCCGCGAGCAATTGGACTGGCTCAAGCGCGAACTCAAGGCCTCCCAGGCGCAGTGGAAGGTGATCGCCGCCGACATGCCGATTGGCCTGGGCGTGCCCGATGGTGAGGTCAGCCCTGGCGTGCCGCGTTGGGAAGCGATCGCCAACAATGACCCGGGTGCGCCGCAAGGTCGTGAGCTGGAAATCGCCGAATTGCTCGGCTTTTTAAGGGCGCAACAGGTGCGTAACCATGTGTGGCTGACGGCGGACGTGCATTACTGCGCGGCGCATCACTACCACCCGGATCGTGCGGCGTTCCAGGATTTTGAGCCGTTCTGGGAGTTTGTTGCGGGGCCGTTGAACGCTGGGAGTTTCGGGCCGAATCCGTTGGATAAAACCTTTGGGCCCGAGGTGGTGTTCGAGAAAGCGCCGCCGGCACAGAACACTTCGCCGTTTGCAGGGTTTCAGTTTTTTGGTGAGGTGCAGATTGATGGGCAGACGGCGGAGTTGACGGTCATCCTGCGGGACTTGGATGGGGTCTCAGTGTTCGAGCAAAAACTGCAACCCATTTGATTTGAAATGTGCTCAGAAAATGTGGGAGGGGGCTTGCCCCCGATAGCAGTGGGTCAGTCAGCTCATTTTTAGCTGACCCACAGTCATCGGGGGCAAGCCCCCTCCCACATTTAGATCTATATTGTGATTGAATCAGTACACATCCCGGCGATAGCGCCCCTGCTCGATCAAGCGCTCCACCGCCTCACTGCCCAGCACCTCATGCAGCACCTGATCCACCCCGGCAGCCATCCCCTGCAAGCTCCCGCACACATAAATCGCTGCGCCGTCGGCCAGCCATTTACGCAGCACATCGGCCGATTCGCGCAGGCGGTCCTGGACGTAGATCTTTTCCTCCTGGTCGCGGGAAAAGGCCAGGTCCAGCAGCGCCAGGTCGCCACTGGCGAGCCAGCCTTGCAACTCGTCCTGGCACAGGTAGTCGTGGGCGATATTGCGTTCGCCGAACAACAGCCAGTTGCGCTGCTGACCATCCGCAATGCGCGCCTTGAGCAAACTGCGCAGGCCGGCCAGGCCGGTGCCATTGCCCAGCAGGATCAACGGCACCGGCGCCTGCGGCAGGTGGAAACCGCTGTTGCGGCGCAGGCGCAGGCTGATCGCTGAACCGAGGGCCGCGTGCTCGGTAAGCCAGCCCGAGGCCAGGCCCAGGCTGCCATCCGGGTGCCGCTCCTGGCGCACGATCAGCTCCAGCACGCCGTCACTGGCAATCGAGGCGATGGAGTATTCGCGCATCGCCAACGGCGCCAGCGCATTCACCAGGGCCTGGGCATGCAGGCCCACCAGGTGGGCGCGGTTGTCCGGCAGTTGGCGTGTTGCCAGGGCCTGGTTGAGGCTTTGCGGCAGGCCGTCGACCAACACGCCGTCGCTGCCGGCCAGGCCCATGCCGAGCAGGAAGTGTTCGATGGCCCACGGGCAGTTGCGCGGCAGGACTTCCACCAGGTCACCGGCCTCCCAGCGCTGCGGCGAGGCGCTCGTCAGGCCCAGCAGGTACACATCGGAACCGCTGCTGTCACGGTTGAGCAGGGTGCGCTGGCTCAGCGTCCAGTGTTCATACTGGGCGGTCGGCCATGCCGCCGCCGGTGCATGGCCGGTGAGTTGGCCCAGCTGTTGTTGCCAGCTCAGCAGGGCGGCGCTGTCGCCGCTGTCCACTTCCACCGGGGCGAACAGCGGGTTGCCGCCCTGGTCTGTCAGCCAGAAATGCAGGCGCCGGGCAAAGCCGCAGAAGTGTTCGTACTGGCGATCACCCAAGGCCAACACCGAGTAGTTCAGGCCTTTGAGGGACAGGTTTTGGCCGAGCACGCTGCGTTCGAACCCGCGCGCGCTGTCGGGGGCTTCGCCGTCGCCGAAGGTGCTGACTACAAACAGCGCGTTTTCCGACTGGCGCAGGTCGTCCTGGCTGACGCTGCCCAATGGCTGCACCTTCACCGGCAGGCCGGCCGCCTGCAATTGCCCGGCGGTCTGCCAGGCCAGTTGTTCGGCAAAGCCGCTCTGGCTGGCAAAGCCGATCAGCCAGGCCGGGGCATCACTGTGGTTGGCGCCGAGGCCTTTGCGCGCATCCCGGACCTGGCGCTTTTTACGCCGACGGTCGAGGTACAGCAGCCAGCCGGTGATAAAAAACAGCGGCATCAGCAGCGAACTGACGGTGAGGATAATGCGCCCCGCCAGGCCGAAGTAACTGCCGGTGTGCAGCGCATAGATGCTGGTCAGCAACTGCGCCTTGAGGCTCTTGCTGGCGTACCTGTCGTGGGATTTGACCTCGCCGGTGGCCGGGTCCAGGTTGATCTGGTTCAGCGCGCGGTCGTGGGGCGAGTTGCTCAGCAGGTAGTAGACGGTGGCCGGTTGCCCCGCCACGGCCGGCATGCGGATGTTATACGCGCTCAGGCCGGCGCCCGCATTGCTGTAGATGCTGCTCCAGATGGCGTCGTAATCAGCGACCGGCGCAGGGCCTTCGGGCGCCGGGCCGCGTTTGCGCACACGCTCGTTTTGTGGGGCGTCGGCTAACAGCTTGGTCAGCCCCTGGCTGTACCAGTCGTAGGACCACGACAACCCGGTCAACGCTGACAGCAGATAGGCCAGCAGGCACCAGGTGCCGAACACCGAATGCAAATCCCAGTTGAAGCTGCGGCCCTTTTTGCGCCAGTCCAGGGTCAGCCAGGCGCGCCAGCTCGCCACTTGGCGCGGCCAGCGCAGGTACAGGCCGGAGAGGCAGAAGAACACCAGGATCAGCGTGCAGGCGCCGGTGATATTGCGCCCGGTTTCGCCCATTACCAGGAAGCGGTGAAATTGCAGCAGGAAACCGAAGACGTCCTGGCCCACGGCGTCGCCCATGTAGTCGCCGGTATAGGGGTCGAAGTAGCGCATCTGGCCACGGCGCTCACCCGGCGGCGGGGTGAAGAACACGCGCGCGGCGTTGCCGCTTTCGCTTTCTACCCACAGCATCGACACGGTCTTGCCTTCGGTGGCTTCCAGCTTGCGCACCAGCTCGGCGGGCGGCAGCACGCCGGCTTCGCGTTTTTCGACGCTTAATACCGTGGGGTTGAGCGCCCGCAGTATTTCATCCTGAAACGACACCGCCGCCCCGGTGATCCCCATCAAGGCCAGCACCAGCCCGGCAGTGATGCCGAAGAACCAGTGCAACTGGAACAGGGTTTTCTTCAACACGTCTGACCGCCTCGTCTATCTGAATATGTAGGGCACGGCGCGCATTATGCCGTGGGTTAACGAGAAAAATTCTGTTTTACACGCAAAAGCCCCACGCATCCGATACGTGGGGCTTTTTGCTCTGGGTTGCCGCGTTTAGAAGTGGAAACTGGTGGACAACAACGCCGTACGACCGGCCGCCTGGTTGGCGAAGTGCGAGGCGTAGGCCTTGTCGTAATAGGTCTTGTCGGTCAGGTTCTGCACGTTCAGTTGCAGGTCGACGTTCTTGGTCAGCTTGTAGCTGGCCATGGCGTCGTAGCGGGTGTAGGACGGCACATAAACCGTGTTGGCCGCGTCGCCGTAAACCTGGTCGACATAAAACGCGCCACCGCCGATGGTCAGTTTCGGGGTCAGGTTATAAGTGGTCCACAGGCTGAACGAGTTCTCTGGCGTGTTGGGCATCTGGTTGCCTTTGTTGGAACCAACCTGGACCACGCCCTGGCGGTTACCGTTCTTGCCCGGGTCAACCAACTCGGCTTTCAAGTAGCTGTAGCCGGCGAACACTTGCCACTGGTCGGTGATTTTGCCGCTGGCCGACAGCTCCAGGCCGTCGACGCGGGATTCGCCGGCGGTTTCGTAGGTGTTGGAGTCCACCAGGATGCGCGTGTTTTTCTTCTCGGTACGGAACACGGCGGCCGACAGGGACAGGCGGTTGTGGAACAGGTCCCACTTGGTGCCCAGCTCGTAGTTGACGGTTTCTTCCGGTTGCAGGTCGCTGGTGTTGATACCGGTCGGGATCGCGTTGCTGTCCACGCCTTCACCCACCAGGCCGCCGGCCGGCGAGGCCGAGGTGGCGTAGGAGGTGTAGATACTGCCGTTGTCCAGCGGCTTCCAGACCATGCCCGCCTGCCAGTTGAAGAACTGGCTGTCGTCCTTGACCTTGCTGCGCGCCTGGACGGTCGCGGTTGGCACGGCGTTGGTATTGGCTTGGGTGTCGAAGGTGTCGTAGCGCAGGCCGACGTTCAGCAGCCATTTAGGGTCCAGTTCGATGGTGTCGAACACATAGGCGGCGCGGCTGGTGGCCTTGGTGTTGGTGCCGTTGTAGTTGCGCGCGATGCTGCCGGTCCAGGCGTCGTCCGGGTTGGGGTTGCTCAGCGAGGTGCACTGGCCGCCACGGCCGCCACCGGCTACGGTGCAGGTCGGGTTGGTGTTCGGCGTGACGGTGTAGCCGCTGACGCGGGTTTCTTCACCGGTGAATTCCAGGCCGGTGGAGTAGCTGTGCTTGAAGCCCAGTGCCTGGAACGTGCCGAACAGGTCGGTCTGGTTGGTGGTGGTAGTGGTGGTGGAAACGCGGGTATTGGCACGACGCCACACGGTGCCGAAACGGTTGACGTTGCGCTGGCTGTCGTCCGGCTGGGTGAGCACGTAGTCCTGGCCGGTGCTGCCATGGCGCAGGGTGTTTTTCAGCGTCATGCTGTCGCTCAGGTCGTGCTCGACGGAGATCGTACTGATATCGGCGCGGGTCTTGCGGAAATCGCGGCTTTTGAGACCGTAGAAGTTGTTGCTGTCGCCGCCGTCGGTGGGCTTGTCGTGCACGTGGGTGGTGGCGGTGGCAGAGCCGTAGCCGTACGGGATGCCCGAATCCGGCAGGTCGTTGCTTTCCATATGGTAGTAGCTGAGGTTGACGCGGGTCGGGGTGCCCAGGCCGAAGGTCAGCGACGGCGCAACGCCCCAGCGGTCGTAATTGACCGCATCGCGACCGGCTACGTTCTGCTCGTGGCTCATCAGGTTCAGGCGGAACGCGGCGCTGTCATCGAGGAACTGACGGTTCACGTCGAGTACGTAGCGGCGGGTCTGGTCGGAGCCGTAGGTGAAGCCGCCGTTGGTGAAGTCCCGGGCTTGCGGGGTCTTGCTCACCAGGTTGAGGCTGCCGCCGGCCGAACCGCGGCCGCCGAACGACGAGTTGGGGCCTTTGCTGACTTCGATCGATTCAATGTCGAAGATCTCGCGGCTCTGGCCGCCGGTGTCGCGCACGCCGTCCAGGTAGGTGTCGCCCTGGGCATCAAAACCCCGGATGAACGGGCGGTCGCCCTGGGGGTTGCCGCCTTCGCCGGCGCCGAAGGTAATGCCCGGTACGGTGCGCAACGCATCCTGCAATGAGGTGGCGGCGGTGTCCTTGAGTACTTGTTGCGGCACCACGGTGACCGAGCGCGGGGTATCCACCAGCGGCGCGGTGTATTTCTGCGAAGCGGCTTTTTCGACCTGATAGGAGGTGCTGTCCTGGTCTTCGCCGGTGATGCTGGTGGCACCCAGGGAGATGCTGTTGCGCTGGTCCTTTTGCTCAGTGTCTTCGGCCGCTTGCGCCATATGGGCTGCAGAGCTGGCGCCGAGGGCTACGCCGATGGCCGAGGCCAGTAAACGTGGCGAACTGGTAGGTGTTTTTATTGAAGTGCGCGACATGACGTGTCCTTTCCCCAAGGATGTGAGGCGGCGGAATATAGGGTGAACAAGTATTCATATCAATTGCGATACATTGCTAATTGCACTGAATTTACATTCTTTACACTTTTTGCTTACGGTTTTTACCGACTCATCCGTCACCGGCGTTTTACAGAGCGGATAAGAATCAATACCATTGGCGCCTCTCTGCTTTCAGGTATCACCCCATGCTGCTGCACATTCCCGGCCTGTTCTCTCGCGAGGAGGTGCAGCGCATTCGCCAAGCCCTGGAAAACGCCGACTGGGCCGACGGAAAAATCACCGCCGGGCACCAGTCCGCGAAGGCCAAACACAACCTGCAATTGCCCGAAGGCCACCCGCTGGCCAAGGAAATCGGCGCGGCGATGCTTGAGCGGTTGTGGAAAAACCCGCTGTTTATGTCAGCGGCGTTACCGCACAAAGTTTTCCCGCCCTTGTTCAATTGCTACACGGCCGGTGGCAGTTTCGACTTCCATATCGACAATGCCGTGCGCCAGGCCCGGGGCAGCCACGAGCGGGTGCGCACGGATCTGTCGTCCACCCTGTTCTTCAGCGACCCGGAGGAATACGACGGCGGCGAACTGGAGATCCAGGACACCTTCGGCCTGCAACAGGTCAAGCTGCCAGCCGGCGACCTAGTGCTGTACCCCGGCTCCAGCCTGCACAAAGTCAACGCCGTGACCCGTGGCGCGCGTTATGCCTCGTTCTTCTGGACCCAAAGCCTGGTGCGCGAAGACAGCCAGCGCACCCTGCTGTTCGAGATGGACGGCGCGATCCAGCAACTGACCGCGGACGTGCCCGACCATCCGGCGCTGATTCAGCTCGCCGGCACCTACCACAACCTGCTGCGCCGCTGGGTCGAGGTCTGACATGGGGTTTTTATTGCGCCGCGAAGAAGTGCTCAACGTCGAGCAGTTGCAGGGCATGCTCGACGACTCGCCGGTGCGTGCGGCTCAGGCCATCCTGATCGCGGCGAAGGAGGGCGTAGTGGATGCGCAGGCGTTACTCGGGCAAATCCTGCTGGAAGGGCAGGGTATTGCGCGCGATGAAGCGCTGGCGTTGCGCTGGTTCCAGATAGCGGCCAATCGCGGGCATTCGATGGCGCGCAATATGGCCGGGCGCTGCCTGGAGCATGGCTGGGGCTGTGCCGTGGATGAAGC
It contains:
- a CDS encoding alkaline phosphatase — its product is MSHFDLGRRRVMQAVGAGLLLPGLAPAVIASVKDRPQLTDGVQSGDLLGDRAMIWSRSDRPAKMVVEWDTRSVFSNPRKFVSPLADSRTDFTARVELSGLPADQAIFYRVHFEDAQTGVASEPWFGHLRSVPSARRDIRFVWSGDTVGQGFGINPDIGGMRIYEAMRLRLPDFFIHSGDTIYADGPVPAQLATEGGRIWRNITTEAKSKVAETLDEYRGNYRYNLLDENVRRFNAEVPQIWQWDDHEVVNNWSPSKQLDERYQTKDINTLVGRARQAWLEYSPMRQQSADGGGRIYRKLSYGPLLDVFVLDMRSYRGPNDDNLGAEKAFLGREQLDWLKRELKASQAQWKVIAADMPIGLGVPDGEVSPGVPRWEAIANNDPGAPQGRELEIAELLGFLRAQQVRNHVWLTADVHYCAAHHYHPDRAAFQDFEPFWEFVAGPLNAGSFGPNPLDKTFGPEVVFEKAPPAQNTSPFAGFQFFGEVQIDGQTAELTVILRDLDGVSVFEQKLQPI
- a CDS encoding sulfite reductase flavoprotein subunit alpha; the protein is MLKKTLFQLHWFFGITAGLVLALMGITGAAVSFQDEILRALNPTVLSVEKREAGVLPPAELVRKLEATEGKTVSMLWVESESGNAARVFFTPPPGERRGQMRYFDPYTGDYMGDAVGQDVFGFLLQFHRFLVMGETGRNITGACTLILVFFCLSGLYLRWPRQVASWRAWLTLDWRKKGRSFNWDLHSVFGTWCLLAYLLSALTGLSWSYDWYSQGLTKLLADAPQNERVRKRGPAPEGPAPVADYDAIWSSIYSNAGAGLSAYNIRMPAVAGQPATVYYLLSNSPHDRALNQINLDPATGEVKSHDRYASKSLKAQLLTSIYALHTGSYFGLAGRIILTVSSLLMPLFFITGWLLYLDRRRKKRQVRDARKGLGANHSDAPAWLIGFASQSGFAEQLAWQTAGQLQAAGLPVKVQPLGSVSQDDLRQSENALFVVSTFGDGEAPDSARGFERSVLGQNLSLKGLNYSVLALGDRQYEHFCGFARRLHFWLTDQGGNPLFAPVEVDSGDSAALLSWQQQLGQLTGHAPAAAWPTAQYEHWTLSQRTLLNRDSSGSDVYLLGLTSASPQRWEAGDLVEVLPRNCPWAIEHFLLGMGLAGSDGVLVDGLPQSLNQALATRQLPDNRAHLVGLHAQALVNALAPLAMREYSIASIASDGVLELIVRQERHPDGSLGLASGWLTEHAALGSAISLRLRRNSGFHLPQAPVPLILLGNGTGLAGLRSLLKARIADGQQRNWLLFGERNIAHDYLCQDELQGWLASGDLALLDLAFSRDQEEKIYVQDRLRESADVLRKWLADGAAIYVCGSLQGMAAGVDQVLHEVLGSEAVERLIEQGRYRRDVY
- a CDS encoding TonB-dependent siderophore receptor — protein: MSRTSIKTPTSSPRLLASAIGVALGASSAAHMAQAAEDTEQKDQRNSISLGATSITGEDQDSTSYQVEKAASQKYTAPLVDTPRSVTVVPQQVLKDTAATSLQDALRTVPGITFGAGEGGNPQGDRPFIRGFDAQGDTYLDGVRDTGGQSREIFDIESIEVSKGPNSSFGGRGSAGGSLNLVSKTPQARDFTNGGFTYGSDQTRRYVLDVNRQFLDDSAAFRLNLMSHEQNVAGRDAVNYDRWGVAPSLTFGLGTPTRVNLSYYHMESNDLPDSGIPYGYGSATATTHVHDKPTDGGDSNNFYGLKSRDFRKTRADISTISVEHDLSDSMTLKNTLRHGSTGQDYVLTQPDDSQRNVNRFGTVWRRANTRVSTTTTTTNQTDLFGTFQALGFKHSYSTGLEFTGEETRVSGYTVTPNTNPTCTVAGGGRGGQCTSLSNPNPDDAWTGSIARNYNGTNTKATSRAAYVFDTIELDPKWLLNVGLRYDTFDTQANTNAVPTATVQARSKVKDDSQFFNWQAGMVWKPLDNGSIYTSYATSASPAGGLVGEGVDSNAIPTGINTSDLQPEETVNYELGTKWDLFHNRLSLSAAVFRTEKKNTRILVDSNTYETAGESRVDGLELSASGKITDQWQVFAGYSYLKAELVDPGKNGNRQGVVQVGSNKGNQMPNTPENSFSLWTTYNLTPKLTIGGGAFYVDQVYGDAANTVYVPSYTRYDAMASYKLTKNVDLQLNVQNLTDKTYYDKAYASHFANQAAGRTALLSTSFHF
- a CDS encoding Fe2+-dependent dioxygenase, whose product is MLLHIPGLFSREEVQRIRQALENADWADGKITAGHQSAKAKHNLQLPEGHPLAKEIGAAMLERLWKNPLFMSAALPHKVFPPLFNCYTAGGSFDFHIDNAVRQARGSHERVRTDLSSTLFFSDPEEYDGGELEIQDTFGLQQVKLPAGDLVLYPGSSLHKVNAVTRGARYASFFWTQSLVREDSQRTLLFEMDGAIQQLTADVPDHPALIQLAGTYHNLLRRWVEV